In one Nomascus leucogenys isolate Asia chromosome 13, Asia_NLE_v1, whole genome shotgun sequence genomic region, the following are encoded:
- the RTEL1 gene encoding regulator of telomere elongation helicase 1 isoform X9, translating into MNDCAQCSPVLAPEPLQIVFSVDPSEGGPGSPAGLGALQSYKVHIHPDAGHRRTAQRSDAWSTTAARKRGKVLSYWCFSPGHSMRELVRQGVRSLILTSGTLAPVSSFALEMQIPFPVCLENPHIIDKHQIWVGVVPRGPDGAQLSSAFDRRFSEECLSSLGKALGNIARVVPCGLLIFFPSYPVMEKSLEFWRARDLARKMEALKPLFVEPRSKGSFSETISAYYARVAAPGSTGATFLAVCRGKASEGLDFSDTNGRGVIVTGLPYPPRMDPRVVLKMQFLDEMKGQGGAGGQFLSGQEWYRQQASRAVNQAIGRVIRHRQDYGAVFLCDHRFAFADARAQLPSWVRPHIRVYDNFGHVIRDVAQFFRVAERTMPAPAPRASAPSVREGEDAVREAKSPGPFFSTRKAKSLDLHVPSLKQRSSGSPAAGDPESSLCVEYEQEPVPARQRPRGLLAALEHSEQRAGSPGEEQAHSCSTLSLLSEKRPAEELRGGRKKIRLVSHPEEPVAGAQTDRAKLFMVAVKQELSQASFATFTQALQDYKGSDDFAALVACLGPLFAEDAKKHSLLQGFYQFVRPHHKQQFEEVCIQLTGRGCGYRPEHSIPRRQRAQRVPDPTGRTVPDPKLTLFKAAAQQLDPREHLNQGRPHLSPKPPPTGDPGSHPQWGSGAPRAGKQGQRAVSTYLADARRALGSAGCSQLLAALTAYKQDDDLDKVLAVLAALTTAKPEDFPLLHRFSMFVRPHHKQRFSQTCTDLTGRPYPGMEPPGPQEESLAVPPVLTHGAPQPGPSRSEKPGKTQSKISSFLRQRPAGTVGAGGEDAGPSQSPGPPYGPAASEWARTMRALEGPGLSLLCLMSVLPALLLVPAIHGVAEAPTYPWRDAETGEWLVCAQCPPGTFVQRPCRRDSPTTCGPCPPRHYTQFWNYLERCRYCNVLCGEREEEARACHATHNRACRCRAGFFAHAGFCLEHASCPPGTGVIAPGTPSQNTQCQPCPPGTFSASSSSSEQCQPHRNCTALGLALNVPGSSSHDTLCTSCTGFPLSTRVPGAEECERAVIDFVAFQDISIKRLQRLLQALEAPEGWGPTPRAGRAALRLKLRRRLTELLEARDGALLARLLQALRVARMPGLERSVRERFLPVH; encoded by the exons ATGAACGACTGTGCACAGTGTTCACCCGTGTTGGCTCCTGAGCCCCTGCAG ATTGTGTTCAGTGTGGACCCCTCTGAGGGCGGCCCTGGTTCCCCGGCAGGGCTGGGGGCCTTACAGTCCTATAAG GTACACATCCATCCTGATGCTGGTCACCGGAGGACAGCTCAGCGGTCTGATGCCTGGAGCACCACTGCAGCCAGAAAGCGAG GGAAGGTGCTGAGCTACTGGTGCTTCAGTCCCGGCCACAGCATGCGTGAGCTGGTCCGCCAGGGTGTCCGCTCCCTCATCCTTACCAGCGGCACGCTGGCCCCGGTGTCCTCCTTTGCCCTGGAGATGCAGAT CCCCTTCCCAGTCTGCCTGGAGAACCCACACATCATCGACAAGCACCAGATCTGGGTGGGGGTCGTCCCCAGAGGCCCCGACGGAGCCCAGTTGAGCTCCGCGTTCGACAGACG GTTTTCTGAGGAGTGCTTATCCTCCCTGGGGAAGGCTCTGG GCAACATCGCCCGTGTGGTGCCCTGTGGGCTCCTGATCTTCTTCCCTTCCTATCCTGTCATGGAGAAGAGCCTGGAGTTCTGGCGG GCCCGCGACTTGGCCAGGAAGATGGAGGCGCTGAAGCCGCTGTTTGTGGAGCCCAGGAGCAAAGGCAGCTTCTCCGAG ACCATCAGTGCTTACTACGCGAGGGTCGCTGCCCCTGGGTCCACTGGTGCCACCTTCCTGGCCGTGTGCCGGGGCAAG GCCAGCGAGGGGCTGGACTTCTCAGACACGAATGGCCGGGGTGTGATTGTCACGGGCCTCCCGTACCCACCACGCATGGATCCCCGGGTTGTCCTCAAGATGCAGTTCCTGGACGAGATGAAGggccagggtggggctgggggccag TTCCTCTCTGGGCAGGAGTGGTACCGGCAGCAGGCGTCCAGGGCGGTGAACCAGGCCATCGGGCGAGTGATCCGGCACCGCCAGGACTACGGGGCTGTCTTCCTCTGTGACCACAG GTTCGCCTTTGCCGACGCAAGAGCCCAACTGCCCTCCTGGGTGCGCCCCCACATCAGGGTGTACGACAACTTCGGCCATGTCATCCGAGACGTGGCCCAGTTCTTCCGTGTTGCCGAGCGAACT ATGCCAGCACCAGCCCCCCGGGCTTCAGCACCCAGTGTGCGTGAAGGAGAAGATGCTGTCAGGGAGGCCAAGTCGCCTGGCCCCTTCTTCTCCACAAGGAAAGCTAAGAGTCTGGACCTGCATGTTCCCAGCCTGAAGCAGAGGTCCTCAG GGTCACCAGCTGCCGGGGACCCTGAGAGTAGCCTGTGTGTGGAGTATGAGCAGGAGCCAGTTCCTGCCCGGCAGAGGCCCCGGGGGCTGCTGGCCGCCCTGGAGCACAGCGAACAGCGGGCCGGGAGCCCTGGTGAGGAGCAG GCCCACAGCTGCTCCACCCTGTCCCTCCTGTCTGAGAAGAGGCCGGCAGAAGAGCTtcgaggagggaggaagaagatcCGGCTGGTCAGCCACCCG GAGGAGCCCGTGGCTGGTGCACAGACGGACAGGGCCAAGCTCTTCATGGTGGCCGTGAAGCAGGAGCTGAGCCAAGCCAGCTTTGCCACCTTCACCCAGGCCCTGCAGGACTACAAGGGTTCTGATGACTTCGCCGCCCTGGTCGCCTGTCTCGGCCCCCTCTTTGCTGAGGACGCCAAGAAGCACAGCTTGCTCCAAG GCTTCTACCAGTTTGTGCGGCCCCACCACAAGCAGCAGTTTGAGGAGGTCTGTATCCAGCTAACAGGACGAGGCTGCGGCTATCGGCCCGAGCACAGCATTCCCCGAAGGCAGCGGGCACAGCGGGTCCCGGACCCCACTG GAAGGACGGTGCCGGATCCCAAGCTGACCCTGTTCAAGGCTGCAGCCCAGCAGCTGGACCCCCGAGAGCACCTGAACCAGGGCAGGCCTCACCTGTCGCCCAAGCCACCCCCTACAG GAGACCCTGGCAGCCACCCACAGTGGGGGTCTGGAGCGCCCAGAGCAGGGAAGCAGGGCCAGCGCGCCGTGAGCACCTACCTGGCTGATGCCCGCAGGGCCCTGGGGTCTGCAGGCTGTAGCCAGCTCTTGGCAGCGCTGACAGCCTATAAGCAAGATGACGACCTCGACAAGGTGCTGGCTGTGCTGGCCGCCCTGACCACTGCAAAGCCAGAGGACTTCCCCCTGCTGCACA GGTTCAGCATGTTTGTGCGTCCACACCACAAGCAGCGATTCTCACAGACATGCACAGACCTGACCGGCCGGCCCTACCCGGGCATGGAGCCACCAGGACCCCAGGAGGAGAGTCTTGCCGTGCCTCCTGTGCTTACCCACGGGGCTCCCCAACCAG GCCCCTCACGGTCCGAGAAGCCCGGGAAGACCCAGAGCAAGATCTCGTCCTTCCTTAGACAGAGGCCAGCAGGGACTGTGGGGGCGGGCGGTGAGGATGCAGGTCCCAGCCAGTCCCCAGGACCTCCCTACGGGCCTGCAGCGTCTGAGTGGG CAAGGACCATGAGGGCGCTGGAGGGGCCAGGCCTGTCGCTGCTGTGCCTGATGTCAGTGCTGCCTGCCCTGCTGCTGGTGCCAGCTATACACGGAGTGGCAGAAGCACCCACCTACCCCTGGCGGGACGCAGAGACAGGGGAGTGGCTGGTGTGCGCCCAGTGCCCCCCAGGCACCTTTGTGCAGCGGCCGTGCCGCCGAGACAGCCCCACGACGTGTGGCCCGTGTCCGCCGCGCCACTACACGCAGTTCTGGAACTACCTGGAGCGCTGCCGCTACTGCAACGTCCTCTGCGGGGAGCGTGAGGAGGAGGCACGGGCTTGCCACGCCACCCACAACCGCGCTTGCCGCTGCCGTGCCGGCTTCTTCGCGCACGCTGGTTTCTGCTTGGAGCACGCATCGTGTCCACCTGGCACCGGCGTGATTGCCCCGG GCACCCCCAGCCAGAACACGCAGTGCCAGCCGTGCCCCCCAGGTACCTTCTCAGCCAGCAGCTCCAGCTCAGAGCAGTGCCAGCCCCACCGCAACTGCacggccctgggcctggccctcaATGTGCCAGGCTCTTCCTCCCATGACACCCTGTGCACCAGCTGCACTGGCTTCCCCCTCAGCACCAGGGTACCAG gagctgaggagtgcgagcgtgCTGTCATCGACTTCGTGGCTTTCCAGGACATCTCCATCAAGAGGCTGCAGCGGCTGCTGCAGGCCCTCGAGGCCCCGGAGGGCTGGGGTCCGACACCAAGGGCGGGCCGTGCGGCCTTGCGGCTGAAGCTGCGTCGGCGGCTCACGGAGCTCCTGGAGGCGCGGGATGGGGCGCTGCTGGCACGGCTGCTGCAGGCGCTGCGCGTGGCCAGGATGCCTGGGCTGGAGCGGAGCGTCCGTGAGCGCTTCCTCCCTGTGCACTGA
- the RTEL1 gene encoding regulator of telomere elongation helicase 1 isoform X5, which yields MPYNYLLDAKSRRAHNIDLKGTVVIFDEAHNVEKMCEESASFDLTPHDLASGLDVIDQVLEEQTKMAQQGKPHPEFSADSPSPGLNMELEDIAKLKMILLRLEGAIDAVELPGDDSGVTKPGSYIFELFAEAQITFQTKGCILDSLDQIIQHLAGRAGVFTNTAGLQKLADIIQIVFSVDPSEGGPGSPAGLGALQSYKVHIHPDAGHRRTAQRSDAWSTTAARKRGKVLSYWCFSPGHSMRELVRQGVRSLILTSGTLAPVSSFALEMQIPFPVCLENPHIIDKHQIWVGVVPRGPDGAQLSSAFDRRFSEECLSSLGKALGNIARVVPCGLLIFFPSYPVMEKSLEFWRARDLARKMEALKPLFVEPRSKGSFSETISAYYARVAAPGSTGATFLAVCRGKASEGLDFSDTNGRGVIVTGLPYPPRMDPRVVLKMQFLDEMKGQGGAGGQFLSGQEWYRQQASRAVNQAIGRVIRHRQDYGAVFLCDHRFAFADARAQLPSWVRPHIRVYDNFGHVIRDVAQFFRVAERTMPAPAPRASAPSVREGEDAVREAKSPGPFFSTRKAKSLDLHVPSLKQRSSGSPAAGDPESSLCVEYEQEPVPARQRPRGLLAALEHSEQRAGSPGEEQAHSCSTLSLLSEKRPAEELRGGRKKIRLVSHPEEPVAGAQTDRAKLFMVAVKQELSQASFATFTQALQDYKGSDDFAALVACLGPLFAEDAKKHSLLQGFYQFVRPHHKQQFEEVCIQLTGRGCGYRPEHSIPRRQRAQRVPDPTGRTVPDPKLTLFKAAAQQLDPREHLNQGRPHLSPKPPPTGDPGSHPQWGSGAPRAGKQGQRAVSTYLADARRALGSAGCSQLLAALTAYKQDDDLDKVLAVLAALTTAKPEDFPLLHRFSMFVRPHHKQRFSQTCTDLTGRPYPGMEPPGPQEESLAVPPVLTHGAPQPGPSRSEKPGKTQSKISSFLRQRPAGTVGAGGEDAGPSQSPGPPYGPAASEWARTMRALEGPGLSLLCLMSVLPALLLVPAIHGVAEAPTYPWRDAETGEWLVCAQCPPGTFVQRPCRRDSPTTCGPCPPRHYTQFWNYLERCRYCNVLCGEREEEARACHATHNRACRCRAGFFAHAGFCLEHASCPPGTGVIAPGTPSQNTQCQPCPPGTFSASSSSSEQCQPHRNCTALGLALNVPGSSSHDTLCTSCTGFPLSTRVPGAEECERAVIDFVAFQDISIKRLQRLLQALEAPEGWGPTPRAGRAALRLKLRRRLTELLEARDGALLARLLQALRVARMPGLERSVRERFLPVH from the exons CTACATCTTTGAGCTGTTTGCTGAAGCCCAGATCACGTTTCAGACCAAGGGCTGCATCCTGGACTCGCTGGACCAGATCATCCAGCACCTGGCAGGAC GTGCTGGAGTGTTCACCAACACAGCCGGACTGCAGAAGCTGGCGGACATCATCCAG ATTGTGTTCAGTGTGGACCCCTCTGAGGGCGGCCCTGGTTCCCCGGCAGGGCTGGGGGCCTTACAGTCCTATAAG GTACACATCCATCCTGATGCTGGTCACCGGAGGACAGCTCAGCGGTCTGATGCCTGGAGCACCACTGCAGCCAGAAAGCGAG GGAAGGTGCTGAGCTACTGGTGCTTCAGTCCCGGCCACAGCATGCGTGAGCTGGTCCGCCAGGGTGTCCGCTCCCTCATCCTTACCAGCGGCACGCTGGCCCCGGTGTCCTCCTTTGCCCTGGAGATGCAGAT CCCCTTCCCAGTCTGCCTGGAGAACCCACACATCATCGACAAGCACCAGATCTGGGTGGGGGTCGTCCCCAGAGGCCCCGACGGAGCCCAGTTGAGCTCCGCGTTCGACAGACG GTTTTCTGAGGAGTGCTTATCCTCCCTGGGGAAGGCTCTGG GCAACATCGCCCGTGTGGTGCCCTGTGGGCTCCTGATCTTCTTCCCTTCCTATCCTGTCATGGAGAAGAGCCTGGAGTTCTGGCGG GCCCGCGACTTGGCCAGGAAGATGGAGGCGCTGAAGCCGCTGTTTGTGGAGCCCAGGAGCAAAGGCAGCTTCTCCGAG ACCATCAGTGCTTACTACGCGAGGGTCGCTGCCCCTGGGTCCACTGGTGCCACCTTCCTGGCCGTGTGCCGGGGCAAG GCCAGCGAGGGGCTGGACTTCTCAGACACGAATGGCCGGGGTGTGATTGTCACGGGCCTCCCGTACCCACCACGCATGGATCCCCGGGTTGTCCTCAAGATGCAGTTCCTGGACGAGATGAAGggccagggtggggctgggggccag TTCCTCTCTGGGCAGGAGTGGTACCGGCAGCAGGCGTCCAGGGCGGTGAACCAGGCCATCGGGCGAGTGATCCGGCACCGCCAGGACTACGGGGCTGTCTTCCTCTGTGACCACAG GTTCGCCTTTGCCGACGCAAGAGCCCAACTGCCCTCCTGGGTGCGCCCCCACATCAGGGTGTACGACAACTTCGGCCATGTCATCCGAGACGTGGCCCAGTTCTTCCGTGTTGCCGAGCGAACT ATGCCAGCACCAGCCCCCCGGGCTTCAGCACCCAGTGTGCGTGAAGGAGAAGATGCTGTCAGGGAGGCCAAGTCGCCTGGCCCCTTCTTCTCCACAAGGAAAGCTAAGAGTCTGGACCTGCATGTTCCCAGCCTGAAGCAGAGGTCCTCAG GGTCACCAGCTGCCGGGGACCCTGAGAGTAGCCTGTGTGTGGAGTATGAGCAGGAGCCAGTTCCTGCCCGGCAGAGGCCCCGGGGGCTGCTGGCCGCCCTGGAGCACAGCGAACAGCGGGCCGGGAGCCCTGGTGAGGAGCAG GCCCACAGCTGCTCCACCCTGTCCCTCCTGTCTGAGAAGAGGCCGGCAGAAGAGCTtcgaggagggaggaagaagatcCGGCTGGTCAGCCACCCG GAGGAGCCCGTGGCTGGTGCACAGACGGACAGGGCCAAGCTCTTCATGGTGGCCGTGAAGCAGGAGCTGAGCCAAGCCAGCTTTGCCACCTTCACCCAGGCCCTGCAGGACTACAAGGGTTCTGATGACTTCGCCGCCCTGGTCGCCTGTCTCGGCCCCCTCTTTGCTGAGGACGCCAAGAAGCACAGCTTGCTCCAAG GCTTCTACCAGTTTGTGCGGCCCCACCACAAGCAGCAGTTTGAGGAGGTCTGTATCCAGCTAACAGGACGAGGCTGCGGCTATCGGCCCGAGCACAGCATTCCCCGAAGGCAGCGGGCACAGCGGGTCCCGGACCCCACTG GAAGGACGGTGCCGGATCCCAAGCTGACCCTGTTCAAGGCTGCAGCCCAGCAGCTGGACCCCCGAGAGCACCTGAACCAGGGCAGGCCTCACCTGTCGCCCAAGCCACCCCCTACAG GAGACCCTGGCAGCCACCCACAGTGGGGGTCTGGAGCGCCCAGAGCAGGGAAGCAGGGCCAGCGCGCCGTGAGCACCTACCTGGCTGATGCCCGCAGGGCCCTGGGGTCTGCAGGCTGTAGCCAGCTCTTGGCAGCGCTGACAGCCTATAAGCAAGATGACGACCTCGACAAGGTGCTGGCTGTGCTGGCCGCCCTGACCACTGCAAAGCCAGAGGACTTCCCCCTGCTGCACA GGTTCAGCATGTTTGTGCGTCCACACCACAAGCAGCGATTCTCACAGACATGCACAGACCTGACCGGCCGGCCCTACCCGGGCATGGAGCCACCAGGACCCCAGGAGGAGAGTCTTGCCGTGCCTCCTGTGCTTACCCACGGGGCTCCCCAACCAG GCCCCTCACGGTCCGAGAAGCCCGGGAAGACCCAGAGCAAGATCTCGTCCTTCCTTAGACAGAGGCCAGCAGGGACTGTGGGGGCGGGCGGTGAGGATGCAGGTCCCAGCCAGTCCCCAGGACCTCCCTACGGGCCTGCAGCGTCTGAGTGGG CAAGGACCATGAGGGCGCTGGAGGGGCCAGGCCTGTCGCTGCTGTGCCTGATGTCAGTGCTGCCTGCCCTGCTGCTGGTGCCAGCTATACACGGAGTGGCAGAAGCACCCACCTACCCCTGGCGGGACGCAGAGACAGGGGAGTGGCTGGTGTGCGCCCAGTGCCCCCCAGGCACCTTTGTGCAGCGGCCGTGCCGCCGAGACAGCCCCACGACGTGTGGCCCGTGTCCGCCGCGCCACTACACGCAGTTCTGGAACTACCTGGAGCGCTGCCGCTACTGCAACGTCCTCTGCGGGGAGCGTGAGGAGGAGGCACGGGCTTGCCACGCCACCCACAACCGCGCTTGCCGCTGCCGTGCCGGCTTCTTCGCGCACGCTGGTTTCTGCTTGGAGCACGCATCGTGTCCACCTGGCACCGGCGTGATTGCCCCGG GCACCCCCAGCCAGAACACGCAGTGCCAGCCGTGCCCCCCAGGTACCTTCTCAGCCAGCAGCTCCAGCTCAGAGCAGTGCCAGCCCCACCGCAACTGCacggccctgggcctggccctcaATGTGCCAGGCTCTTCCTCCCATGACACCCTGTGCACCAGCTGCACTGGCTTCCCCCTCAGCACCAGGGTACCAG gagctgaggagtgcgagcgtgCTGTCATCGACTTCGTGGCTTTCCAGGACATCTCCATCAAGAGGCTGCAGCGGCTGCTGCAGGCCCTCGAGGCCCCGGAGGGCTGGGGTCCGACACCAAGGGCGGGCCGTGCGGCCTTGCGGCTGAAGCTGCGTCGGCGGCTCACGGAGCTCCTGGAGGCGCGGGATGGGGCGCTGCTGGCACGGCTGCTGCAGGCGCTGCGCGTGGCCAGGATGCCTGGGCTGGAGCGGAGCGTCCGTGAGCGCTTCCTCCCTGTGCACTGA
- the RTEL1 gene encoding regulator of telomere elongation helicase 1 isoform X10 — protein MSRSQFLPGRGPGGCWPPWSTANSGPGALAHSCSTLSLLSEKRPAEELRGGRKKIRLVSHPEEPVAGAQTDRAKLFMVAVKQELSQASFATFTQALQDYKGSDDFAALVACLGPLFAEDAKKHSLLQGFYQFVRPHHKQQFEEVCIQLTGRGCGYRPEHSIPRRQRAQRVPDPTGRTVPDPKLTLFKAAAQQLDPREHLNQGRPHLSPKPPPTGDPGSHPQWGSGAPRAGKQGQRAVSTYLADARRALGSAGCSQLLAALTAYKQDDDLDKVLAVLAALTTAKPEDFPLLHRFSMFVRPHHKQRFSQTCTDLTGRPYPGMEPPGPQEESLAVPPVLTHGAPQPGPSRSEKPGKTQSKISSFLRQRPAGTVGAGGEDAGPSQSPGPPYGPAASEWARTMRALEGPGLSLLCLMSVLPALLLVPAIHGVAEAPTYPWRDAETGEWLVCAQCPPGTFVQRPCRRDSPTTCGPCPPRHYTQFWNYLERCRYCNVLCGEREEEARACHATHNRACRCRAGFFAHAGFCLEHASCPPGTGVIAPGTPSQNTQCQPCPPGTFSASSSSSEQCQPHRNCTALGLALNVPGSSSHDTLCTSCTGFPLSTRVPGAEECERAVIDFVAFQDISIKRLQRLLQALEAPEGWGPTPRAGRAALRLKLRRRLTELLEARDGALLARLLQALRVARMPGLERSVRERFLPVH, from the exons ATGAGCAGGAGCCAGTTCCTGCCCGGCAGAGGCCCCGGGGGCTGCTGGCCGCCCTGGAGCACAGCGAACAGCGGGCCGGGAGCCCTG GCCCACAGCTGCTCCACCCTGTCCCTCCTGTCTGAGAAGAGGCCGGCAGAAGAGCTtcgaggagggaggaagaagatcCGGCTGGTCAGCCACCCG GAGGAGCCCGTGGCTGGTGCACAGACGGACAGGGCCAAGCTCTTCATGGTGGCCGTGAAGCAGGAGCTGAGCCAAGCCAGCTTTGCCACCTTCACCCAGGCCCTGCAGGACTACAAGGGTTCTGATGACTTCGCCGCCCTGGTCGCCTGTCTCGGCCCCCTCTTTGCTGAGGACGCCAAGAAGCACAGCTTGCTCCAAG GCTTCTACCAGTTTGTGCGGCCCCACCACAAGCAGCAGTTTGAGGAGGTCTGTATCCAGCTAACAGGACGAGGCTGCGGCTATCGGCCCGAGCACAGCATTCCCCGAAGGCAGCGGGCACAGCGGGTCCCGGACCCCACTG GAAGGACGGTGCCGGATCCCAAGCTGACCCTGTTCAAGGCTGCAGCCCAGCAGCTGGACCCCCGAGAGCACCTGAACCAGGGCAGGCCTCACCTGTCGCCCAAGCCACCCCCTACAG GAGACCCTGGCAGCCACCCACAGTGGGGGTCTGGAGCGCCCAGAGCAGGGAAGCAGGGCCAGCGCGCCGTGAGCACCTACCTGGCTGATGCCCGCAGGGCCCTGGGGTCTGCAGGCTGTAGCCAGCTCTTGGCAGCGCTGACAGCCTATAAGCAAGATGACGACCTCGACAAGGTGCTGGCTGTGCTGGCCGCCCTGACCACTGCAAAGCCAGAGGACTTCCCCCTGCTGCACA GGTTCAGCATGTTTGTGCGTCCACACCACAAGCAGCGATTCTCACAGACATGCACAGACCTGACCGGCCGGCCCTACCCGGGCATGGAGCCACCAGGACCCCAGGAGGAGAGTCTTGCCGTGCCTCCTGTGCTTACCCACGGGGCTCCCCAACCAG GCCCCTCACGGTCCGAGAAGCCCGGGAAGACCCAGAGCAAGATCTCGTCCTTCCTTAGACAGAGGCCAGCAGGGACTGTGGGGGCGGGCGGTGAGGATGCAGGTCCCAGCCAGTCCCCAGGACCTCCCTACGGGCCTGCAGCGTCTGAGTGGG CAAGGACCATGAGGGCGCTGGAGGGGCCAGGCCTGTCGCTGCTGTGCCTGATGTCAGTGCTGCCTGCCCTGCTGCTGGTGCCAGCTATACACGGAGTGGCAGAAGCACCCACCTACCCCTGGCGGGACGCAGAGACAGGGGAGTGGCTGGTGTGCGCCCAGTGCCCCCCAGGCACCTTTGTGCAGCGGCCGTGCCGCCGAGACAGCCCCACGACGTGTGGCCCGTGTCCGCCGCGCCACTACACGCAGTTCTGGAACTACCTGGAGCGCTGCCGCTACTGCAACGTCCTCTGCGGGGAGCGTGAGGAGGAGGCACGGGCTTGCCACGCCACCCACAACCGCGCTTGCCGCTGCCGTGCCGGCTTCTTCGCGCACGCTGGTTTCTGCTTGGAGCACGCATCGTGTCCACCTGGCACCGGCGTGATTGCCCCGG GCACCCCCAGCCAGAACACGCAGTGCCAGCCGTGCCCCCCAGGTACCTTCTCAGCCAGCAGCTCCAGCTCAGAGCAGTGCCAGCCCCACCGCAACTGCacggccctgggcctggccctcaATGTGCCAGGCTCTTCCTCCCATGACACCCTGTGCACCAGCTGCACTGGCTTCCCCCTCAGCACCAGGGTACCAG gagctgaggagtgcgagcgtgCTGTCATCGACTTCGTGGCTTTCCAGGACATCTCCATCAAGAGGCTGCAGCGGCTGCTGCAGGCCCTCGAGGCCCCGGAGGGCTGGGGTCCGACACCAAGGGCGGGCCGTGCGGCCTTGCGGCTGAAGCTGCGTCGGCGGCTCACGGAGCTCCTGGAGGCGCGGGATGGGGCGCTGCTGGCACGGCTGCTGCAGGCGCTGCGCGTGGCCAGGATGCCTGGGCTGGAGCGGAGCGTCCGTGAGCGCTTCCTCCCTGTGCACTGA